In Helianthus annuus cultivar XRQ/B chromosome 9, HanXRQr2.0-SUNRISE, whole genome shotgun sequence, the following are encoded in one genomic region:
- the LOC110879703 gene encoding malate dehydrogenase, chloroplastic: MAASSASALSIGSIIYASKASSLSQSKAYGMNFNTRSRLNDFNGLKAVASVNHNSRSSFLGKENTAAFQKSFTRRAQNQNVTSPNAFQVQASFKVAILGAAGGIGQPLALLVKMSPLVSDLHLYDIANVKGVAADLSHCNTPSRVRDFTGNDELSNCLKDVDVVVIPAGVPRKPGMTRDDLFNINASIVKTLVEAVADNCPDAFIHVISNPVNSTVPIAAEVLKQKGVYNPKKLFGITTLDVVRANTFVAQKKNLKLIDVDVPVIGGHAGITILPLLSKTKPSVTFTDEEVQDLTVRIQNAGTEVVEAKAGAGSATLSMAYAAARFVESSLRALDGDTDVYECSFVQSDLTEVPFFASRIKLGKQGVEAVISSDLQGLTEYEQKALEALKPELKGSIEKGVAFANKQTVSS; this comes from the coding sequence ATGGCAGCCAGCTCAGCAAGTGCGCTTTCTATTGGATCGATAATCTATGCCTCCAAAGCTAGCTCACTTTCACAATCAAAAGCCTATGGAATGAACTTCAACACACGGAGCCGTCTGAACGATTTCAACGGCCTCAAGGCAGTTGCATCTGTAAACCATAACTCCAGATCATCATTCTTGGGCAAGGAAAACACTGCTGCTTTTCAAAAGTCATTCACTCGGAGAGCCCAAAACCAGAACGTAACATCACCAAACGCCTTTCAAGTTCAGGCTTCATTCAAGGTGGCAATTCTCGGAGCTGCTGGCGGCATCGGCCAACCGCTAGCCCTTTTGGTGAAAATGTCTCCTTTGGTCTCAGACCTCCACCTGTATGATATAGCTAACGTGAAAGGAGTAGCGGCTGATCTCAGTCACTGCAACACTCCCTCACGAGTTCGGGATTTTACAGGAAACGATGAGTTATCCAACTGTTTGAAAGATGTAGATGTGGTGGTCATTCCTGCTGGTGTTCCAAGGAAGCCCGGTATGACCCGTGATGACCTCTTCAACATCAATGCCAGCATTGTAAAAACATTAGTCGAAGCCGTAGCTGATAACTGCCCTGATGCTTTTATTCATGTAATCAGCAACCCGGTTAACTCAACAGTACCGATTGCGGCTGAGGTGTTAAAACAGAAAGGTGtatacaatcccaagaagctaTTCGGTATTACCACTCTTGACGTGGTCCGAGCAAACACGTTTGTTGCTCAAAAGAAGAACCTGAAACTCATTGATGTCGATGTCCCTGTTATCGGAGGCCATGCAGGAATTACCATTCTACCCTTGCTGTCAAAAACAAAACCTTCAGTTACCTTCACCGATGAAGAAGTGCAGGATCTCACTGTTAGAATCCAAAATGCTGGAACCGAGGTGGTTGAGGCCAAAGCCGGTGCAGGTTCTGCAACGTTATCAATGGCGTACGCAGCTGCACGATTTGTGGAGTCATCCCTTCGTGCACTTGATGGAGATACTGACGTCTATGAGTGTTCTTTTGTTCAGTCTGATCTCACCGAAGTCCCGTTTTTTGCATCAAGGATTAAGCTCGGGAAACAAGGTGTTGAGGCTGTGATCTCTTCTGATCTTCAGGGTTTGACGGAATACGAACAAAAAGCTTTGGAAGCTCTTAAGCCAGAGCTTAAGGGAAGCATAGAGAAAGGTGTGGCCTTCGCAAACAAGCAAACAGTGAGTTCTTGA
- the LOC110879702 gene encoding pentatricopeptide repeat-containing protein At3g47530 gives MHSQTTISRFPSLSTQTHFESLISFIKSTTKTTQLLQIHAYLLRTSLIQNTTFSVPFLNRISLPPLQNLTYSLRTFSQISRPIVTHYNTIIRAYAMSKYPEKGFYVYRDMMRKGKSPNSQSLSFVTKCCTKGCSVFGGLQVHARILRDGYCSDTLLLTTLMEFYSGGGKGDDACKVFDEMPQRDTVAWNVLVSCYTRNGRTRDALDVFDRMQRGEHGCDPDDVTCLLVLQACSNMCAFEFGERVHRYVKDHGYSHALNICNSLVAMYSKCGQLDKAYEVFQEIPNKDVVSWTAMISGFASNGRGREAINVFREMQRMGISPDEQTFTALLSGCSHSGLLDEGRSIFDRMQREFGLVPNIHHYGCVVDLMGRVGLVEDAYELIVSMNCKPDATIWRTLLGACKVHGNLTLGERVIERLIELKAQEAGDYILLLNIYSSAGNLEKVIELRKLMKEKGIQTTPSASTIELKGEIHEFKVDDTSHPRINEVYEILDEIEKQLKIGGYIAEITDVRLSYHSEKLAMAFGVLATPPGTKIRVAKDLRICTDCHNFAKMLSAVYSREVTIRDRTRFHHFREGRCSCNDFW, from the coding sequence ATGCACTCTCAAACTACCATTTCTCGTTTCCCCTCACTCTCAACCCAAACCCACTTCGAATCACTGATTTCCTTCATCAAATCCACCACCAAAACAACCCAACTGCTTCAAATCCATGCATACCTCCTTCGCACATCCCTCATTCAAAACACAACCTTTTCTGTCCCGTTTTTGAACCGCATATCACTGCCACCACTCCAAAATCTAACCTATTCTCTCCGCACATTCTCTCAAATTTCAAGACCCATTGTCAcacactacaacaccatcatcagAGCTTATGCAATGAGCAAGTATCCGGAAAAAGGGTTTTACGTCTACAGGGATATGATGCGGAAAGGTAAAAGTCCCAATTCTCAATCTTTATCCTTTGTTACTAAATGCTGTACAAAGGGTTGTTCGGTTTTCGGGGGGTTGCAGGTTCACGCAAGGATTTTGAGAGATGGGTATTGTTCTGATACACTTTTGCTCACTACTTTGATGGAGTTTTATTCGGGTGGTGGGAAGGGTGATGATGCGtgcaaggtgtttgatgaaatgcctcaacgAGATACTGTTGCTTGGAATGTGTTGGTTTCGTGTTATACGCGAAATGGAAGGACGCGTGATGCGTTGGACGTGTTTGATAGAATGCAGAGGGGAGAGCATGGGTGTGATCCGGATGATGTTACGTGTTTGCTAGTACTTCAGGCTTGTTCTAACATGTGTGCATTCGAGTTCGGTGAGCGCGTTCACCGATATGTTAAAGATCATGGTTATAGTCATGCTCTCAACATATGCAATTCTCTTGTAGCAATGTATTCAAAGTGTGGTCAGCTGGACAAAGCTTATGAAGTATTTCAAGAAATCCCTAATAAGGATGTTGTTTCTTGGACTGCGATGATCTCGGGTTTTGCGAGCAACGGGCGTGGAAGAGAAGCAATCAATGTGTTTAGAGAAATGCAGAGAATGGGTATCTCCCCAGATGAGCAGACATTCACAGCTTTGCTTTCTGGTTGTAGCCATTCTGGGTTGCTCGATGAAGGAAGGTCGATTTTTGATCGTATGCAGCGAGAGTTCGGTTTGGTGCCCAATATCCACCACTATGGGTGTGTGGTTGATCTCATGGGTCGTGTGGGGTTGGTTGAAGATGCCTATGAGCTTATCGTTTCCATGAACTGTAAACCGGATGCAACAATATGGAGAACTTTGCTCGGGGCTTGCAAAGTACATGGTAATCTCACACTTGGCGAACGAGTGATTGAACGTTTGATCGAACTCAAGGCACAAGAAGCAGGCGATTACATTCTACTTTTGAACATCTACTCATCTGCTGGCAATTTGGAGAAAGTAATAGAATTGAGGAAACTGATGAAAGAGAAAGGGATCCAAACAACCCCGAGTGCTAGTACAATCGAGCTAAAAGGGGAAATACATGAGTTCAAAGTTGATGATACTTCACACCCACGGATTAATGAAGTTTATGAGATACTGGATGAGATCGAGAAGCAACTGAAGATCGGTGGTTACATTGCTGAAATAACCGACGTCAGGTTATCATATCACAGTGAGAAACTAGCCATGGCTTTTGGAGTTCTAGCAACTCCACCCGGGACTAAAATTAGAGTGGCTAAGGACCTGCGAATATGCACGGATTGCCATAATTTCGCAAAGATGCTCTCGGCGGTTTATAGTAGAGAGGTTACTATAAGAGATCGTACACGCTTTCATCATTTCAGGGAAGGTCGATGTTCATGTAATGATTTCTGGTAG